From a region of the Vanrija pseudolonga chromosome 2, complete sequence genome:
- the Acaa1a gene encoding 3-ketoacyl-CoA thiolase A, peroxisomal → MLLTKSAVRAVTGPLRPLGALRNYARPSGLAEITKPRPDDVVITFAKRTPLTRAKKGLLAHTSSDALIYKLFKSGLADSGVDPKLVEDIIVGTCHPPSPAYEVRAASLAAGFPETTPAQAINRLCGSGLMAIRHISDSIRVGDIDVGVAAGYESMSSHARPTPVFKEEAILASPPAVDCAKPMGWTSEMLALEFDVSRAKQDKYGLLSHHRASAAQKAGKFDAEIIPVSTTVPSDPEDPASAPKSVTVTQDDGMRHGLTAEKMASAKPAFKGMGDERSTGPNSSQVTDGAAMVVMMRRKKAEELGLPVLATHIATSVVGVTPKIMGVGPVYAIPAVLERAGLTTADVDLYEINEAFGSMYAYCVEKLGLDINKVNVNGGAIALGHPLGATGVRQVVTGVNELRREGAHDGKKILCTSMCIGSGMGAAGIFTV, encoded by the exons ATGCTCCTCACCAAGTCTGCCGTCCGGGCCGTCACCGGGCCTCTCCGCCCTCTCGGGGCCCTCCGGAACTATGCCCGCCCAAGTGGTCTGGCGGAGATCACCAAGCCGCGCCCCGACGACGTGGTGATCACG TTCGCAAAACGCACCCCCCTCACCCGCGCGAAGAAgggcctcctcgcgcacacGTCCTCCGACGCGCTGATCTACAAGCTCTTCAAGTCTGGCCTGGCTGACTCTGGCGTCGAccccaagctcgtcgaggacatcATTGTCG GAACATGCCACCCCCCCTCGCCTGCAtacgaggtgcgcgccgcctccctcgccgccggaTTCCCCGAGACCACGCCTGCACAGGCGATCAACCGCCTCTGCGGCTCGGGGCTGATGGCTATCCGGCATATCTCGGACAGCATCCGCGTTGGCGATattgacgtcggcgtcgcagcCGGGTACGAGAGCATGAGTAGCCA CGCCCGCCCCACGCCCGTgttcaaggaggaggccatcCTCGCCTCCCCACCCGCGGTGGACTGCGCCAAGCCCATGGGCTGGACATCGGAGATGCTCGCTCTCGAGTTCGACGTCTCGCGCGCCAAGCAGGACAAGTACGGCCTCCTGTCGCACcaccgcgcgagcgccgcgcagAAGGCAGGCAAGTTTGATGCCGAGATCATCCCCGTGTCCACCACTGTGCCGTccgaccccgaggaccccgcgagcgcgcccaAGAGCGTGACGGTGACGCAGGACGACGGGATGCGGCACGGCCTCACGGCCGAGAAGATGGCCTCGGCCAAGCCTGCGTTCAAGGGcatgggcgacgagcggaGCACCGGGCCCAACTCGTCGCAGGTGACTGATGGCGCGGCCATGGTGGTCATGATGCGccgcaagaaggccgaggagctcgggcTGCCCGTGCTCGCGACGCACATTGCCACGTCGGTGGTGGGCGTCACGCCCAAGATCATGGGTGTTGGGCCCGTCTACGCCATCCC TGCGGTACTCGAACGCGCAGGCCTCACtaccgccgacgtcgacctgTACGAGATCAACGAGGCCTTCGGGTCCATGTACGCCTACTGTGTCGAaaagctcggcctcgacatcAACAAGGTCAACGTGAACGGCGGTGCCAT tgcCCTCGGCCACCCGCTCGGAGCTACCGGCGTGCGCCAGGTCGTCACCGGCGTCAACGAGCTGCGACGTGAAGGAGCACacgacggcaagaagatTCTCTGCACGAGCATGTGTATTGGTTCCGG aatgggcgcggcgggcatcTTCACTGTTTAG
- the MLE gene encoding Muconate cycloisomerase 1, with amino-acid sequence MATISFKSNSVTLGDRRVAYIVSEPARARATPVVAIHGLGGNSSFWLPALAASGLGDRRALYAYDFDGHAGSDWSGRQLSIDDLVADLGGVFDALGLQRVVLVGHSMNGTVTSLFAQRYQDRVEKLILLHPVRNMSPAAQEGMRARAAAASTVEGLSGIANTVCTAAVSAVSRQDLAVRTLIRHCVAATKPAAYAAACLALAGAPHVDASKTGVPVHIIGGEEDYLAGPAAVAAWAKEAGGTHSVLQNVGHWGAIESPEAVGRELAWALAPETYKLILGTFRSPYLYNLSFDTRSRKLDLTKTSQAVGGHSWLDVSKNGKTLYCTVWGEPPRVASYVLNDDGVPSSPTAVQLPYLSGYVCANTKAMYSAAGPQVDVFLLDSTGQVSATAAQSFSLVDKPANGANGKLPELEFGGLRHGGHSADLSPDGSKLYVADIGRNCVWVYGVDASTGLLTEASKNVATRPDDGPRHAWPHPNGRIVYVLQEHSSYVDAFELAGSELQFLEGGRILPPGEDAAAYWADEVRLSPDNGWVFGSVRGLTPEKRGYVAAWRLRPDGRFEKPGDDTADHRFQTSTSGGWANAIAVCPNAGPNGEVWLTLTDSEEGFVQMLEFSETCGFKVVDDVRLGSKEEHVGASVAVWL; translated from the exons ATGGCGACGATATCCTTCAAGTCGAACAGCGTGACTCTGGGTGACCGGCGCGTGGCGTACATTGTCTCGGAGCcagcgagggcgcgggcaACGCCAGTGGTCGCCATCCACGGGCTGGGAGG CAACTCGTCCTTCTGGCTtcccgcgctcgctgcctcgggccttggcgaccgccgcgcgctctACGCGTACGACTTTGACGGGCACGCAGGGAGCGACTGGTCCGGACGGCAGCTGAgcatcgacgacctcgtgGCTGACCTTGGAGGCGTGTTCGATGCGCTTGGCTTGCAGCGGGTCGTGCTGGTCGGGCACTCGATGAACGGC ACCGTCACGTCGCTGTTTGCCCAGCGATACCAGGACCGAGTGGAGAagctcatcctcctccacccgGTACGCAACATGTCCCCCGCAGCGCAGGAgggcatgcgcgcgcgcgcggccgccgcgtccaccgTCGAGGGGCTGTCGGGCATCGCCAACACGGTGTGCACTGCTGCCGTGTCGGCCGTTAGCCGGCAAGACCTGGCGGTCCGCACGCTCATCCGGCActgcgtcgccgccaccaagcccgccgcgtacgccgcggcgtgccttgcgctcgctggcgcgccgcacgTCGACGCGAGCAAGACGGGAGTGCCGGTCCACATTatcggcggggaggaggactACCTCGCCGGCccggcggccgtcgctgccTGGGCCAAAGAGGCCGGCGGGACGCACAGCGTGCTTCAGAACGTTGGACACTGGGGGGCGATCGAGTCGCCGGAAGctgtcggccgcgagctcgcgtgGGCACTGGCACCAGA AACGTACAAACTCATCCTCGGGACTTTCCGATCTCCATATCTCTACAACCTGAGCTTCGACACCCGCTCCCGCAAGCTGGATCTCACAAAAACGAGCCAGGCCGTCGGGGGCCACTCGTGGCTCGACGTCTCGAAGAACGGCAAGACGCTATACTGCACCGTGTGGGGCGAGCCTCCGCGGGTCGCGAGCTATGtgctcaacgacgacggggtaccctcctcgccgaccgcggTGCAGCTGCCATACCTCTCGGGGTATGTGTGCGCGAACACCAAGGCGATGTACTCTGCCGCCGGGCCGCAGGTGGACGTGTTCCTCCTCGACTCTACCGGCCAGGTGTCCGCGACCGCAGCGCAGAGTTTcagcctcgtcgacaagccggccaacggcgccaacggcaagcttcccgagctcgagttcGGCGGGCTCCGGCACGGAGGGCACAGCGCCGACCTGTCGCCCGACGGGTCGAAGCTGTACGTCGCCGACATTGGGCGGAACTGCGTCTGGGTGTACGGTGTCGACGCGTCCACAGGACTGTTGACCGAGGCGTCGAAGAACGTCGCCACGCGCCCAGACGACGGGCCACGGCACGCCTGGCCCCATCCGAACGGGAGGATCGTGTACGTGCTGCAAGAGCACAGCAGCTACGTCGACGCGTTTGAGCTGGCTGGGTCGGAGCTGCAGttcctcgagggcgggcggaTCCTACCGCCGGGCGAGGATGCAGCTGCGTActgggccgacgaggtgcgcctGTCCCCCGACAATGGCTGGGTGTTTGGCAGTGTGCGCGGCTTGACGCCCGAGAAGAGGGGGTACGTCGCTGCGTGGCGCCTGCGGCCGGACGGGCGCTTCGAGAAGCCaggcgacgacacggccgaccACCGCTTCCAGACCTCCACGAGCGGGGGGTGGGCGAACGCCATTGCTGTCTGCCCCAACGCTGGGCCGAACGGCGAGGTCTGGCTCACGCTCACTGATAGTGAGGAGGGCTTTGTCCAGATGCTCGAGTTCAGCGAGACCTGCGGGttcaaggtcgtcgacgatgtgCGCCTGGGAAGTAAGGAGGAGCATGTGGGCGCGAGCGTTGCGGTGTGGCTGTAG
- the HQD2 gene encoding Catechol 1,2-dioxygenase: MSNIDFSAYTDSVVNAIGPKASPRVKEAFPILIRKIHEFLIEADVTTEEWMEACNLMVEAGAVSSEKRNEVVLVTDVLGIESLVNTLDQTRVQRKAANGVASSSANPTDSAILGPFYRAGVPLQPNGTCIIRQDEPGAPYTHLYGRIFGADGKPLADALVDIWHDAPDGFYDAQSPEKPEYHCRGRFKTDAEGRYDTVCLRPTAYPIPFDHSAGKLLQMMDRHPYRPAHIHFWVEAEGHKTLVTQIFDSDSDYLTDDAVFAVRDKLIVHFQPISKSYTPPKDCEGKMKFELEQDFHLQKAE; this comes from the exons ATGTCCAACATCGACTTTAGCGCCTACACCGACTCTGT CGTTAATGCCATCGGGCCAaaggcgtcgccgcgcgtcaAGGAG gcATTCCCGATCCTCATCCGCAAGATCCACGAGTTCCtcatcgaggccgacgtgaCGACCGAGGAGTGGATGGAGGCATGCAACCTCAtggtcgaggcgggcgccGTGTCCTCCGAGAAGCGTAACGAGGTTGTGCTCGTCACCGACGTGCTGGGCATCGAGTCGCTGGTGAACACGCTCGACCAGACACGCGtgcagcgcaaggccgcgAACGGGGTTGCCTCCAGCAGCGCGAACCCGACTGACTCGGCCATCCTCGGGCCGTTCtaccgcgccggcgtgcccctCCAGCCGAACGGCACGTGCATCATCCGGCAGGACGAGCCGGGCGCGCCGTACACCCACTTGTATGGGCGCATCttcggcgcggacggcaagccgctcgccgacgcgctcgtcgacatctGGCACGACGCCCCGGACGGGTTCTACGACGCCCAGAGCCCCGAGAAGCCAGAGTACCATTGCCGCGGCCGCTTCAAgacggacgccgagggccgctACGACACGGTCTGTCTCCGCCCCACGGCGTACCCCATCCCCTTTGACCACTCGGCAGGCAAGCTGCTCCAGATGATGGACCGCCACCCGTACCGCCCGGCGCACATCCACTTCTGGGTCGAGGCAGAGGGACACAAGACGCTCGTGACCCAGATCttcgactcggactcggactacctcaccgacgacgccgtgttCGCCGTCCGCGACAAGCTCATCGTCCACTTCCAGCCCATTAGCAAGAGCTACACCCCGCCAAAGGACTGCGAGGGCAAGATGAAGtttgagctcgagcaggaCTTCCACCTCCAGAAGGCCGAGTAG